CTTGGCTTGGAGGGAAGTGCTGATATGATCCAACCGAGGCACTTTAGGGCTTATGCTAAAAAATTCTCCAGGCAGCTGGAGAACTTGGTGCAAGCTGAGAAACACCATGTCATTTAGCTGGCAAAAGagggagatttttttaattgtagttTTATATCCCCTTCATCTGACAGACCATCCTACTATTTTTCTGGAAATTATGAGGAACCCACCTGGTTTTGGAAACGTAATAGGAGAGGAtgtggcagccacagctctgggGGAACTCGCAAttgctgctggtggggctgtggggcagagaaGAAGGAGCTGTTGGCTCCTGCTGTCCTACAAGCCCGTTGCCACGTGCTCTTTTGTCCCCGAAGAAGGTAACCAATACTCCAGAAAGGTGAGGAGTGGCTATATTTGTAATGGTTTATCACTAAATTCTGCTATTGGCAATATCTAGATGCACACAGGTATCCCACATAAGTTACTTATCTTGGCTAGGAAGATATCTGGAGTTACCAAACAGAAAGAAACGGGCTCTACGCAAAAAGTTTGTGGTAGGTTATCAGTAACTTGCTGATATAGCTGCGGTTTGGTATTTTGGGAGTGTTTTAGCTGGTAGCTAATCTATATCCCACTGACAACCCTCCGAGCTATAAACTGCTGCTACCCCAGCTCaagctttacattttcattcagGTGATGATAGGATTGCACCAAAATAACTTAGAAATAAGCCTGTTAGATGGGCAGAGTCACTGGTGGTGATGCTGATCCCTACGCGTCCCGTGCAAGACCACACGAAGGAAAAGGTTTCTGGGAATCTGCTTTTAATAGTCCCAGGTAAAGGCTGCTCAGGGAGAAGCTTCTGGAGGTTCGTGGTCGGGACACGTGCACCTGTAGTCACCCCTGGTAATGGATTTGAGAGGCTGTGAAAGTAGGCAGGAAACCTTAACGGTAGGAAAAATACTATATTggattaaatgaaattaatacaaATGAAATTTGAACAAGGGAGGTCTGGTGCTGGCCAGCTGAGCCCCcagatttctcagtgtttaATTTATTGATGCATTTGTACTTTCAGGGTGAATGTAAGTGGAACTGGTTCATCTCccattctgcttttctttcattcatcgCTGTTGGATGATTAGTGCTGTTTACTCTTGACATAGAccttccatttccttttttttggtgtaaaAATTTCCAACTGCTGTGCTCAGCCTGAACTACAATTAGTGTAGGGAAATAATGGAGCAATTAACTATAATTAACATGGAATAATCATGCAGCAGGAGTAAAGAGTGCCCTGCCAAGGTGTTTTATAAAGAGCCCAACGCTACACTCTTCACAACAGAGTTGTGCCCGTATACTGTACATACCAACCCATCTACCTCTTGTCCCCaaactttaaaatgtaataaagaagCTGAAGAACACACACGCAAAAGATGGTTTCACTTAAGTAAGGTTGCAGGGACCTTCCcaaagagaagctgctgctgttttcctccatcTTTCGAGCACCTCCCGCGGAGCTAAACGATGATAACAGGAATAATAAGGAAGAGAAATGCTCTACAGGAATCCCACCATGAGAGCTCAGGGGAAATTCCCTCTTCCTGAAAGCAAAACCCATTTGCTGGGTCTGTTTGCTTTAAATTACCTGTTTAAATAGCAATATTACATTGGGGTGTGTTTTCCTTGAGACACGAGACCCAGCCTTTGCAAACCTCTAAGAAAGTGTTTTTCCTCGTACTCCAAAAAGCAGGTCAGTAGCTTTTGATGCCATTGGGAACAAATAACCtttttgagaaattaaaaaattaagatgtCATTAGAAACAGGATTGATGGAGATACCATAGCATTTACATCATCACATTCTCTAATTAAAAAGTAGAATCTTTTGAGGATAGGATATGCGGAAGTATTTTGGGTTCAAGCACCAACTTGCTAGgtaaatactttcattttttcaccTCCAGCATTTGGGTTGTTACTTGTATTTGGTACCTCATATTTGCATGTTAACAGCCGGGATTAAACAGATAGGACAGCTCAGCCTTCGGTCCCATTTGAGCCTAAACCACTCAGTTGTGCCCCCAGCACACAGGTATTTGTTGCCTTAATTTATGAACAAACAGGAAATACAGGACGAGCTGAGTCATGCactgaaatgttatttctgaagaataaaatttattttttcccaaaaaaccCCTGCATACACATGTTCAGATCTGTTCAACCTTCAAAACATGTCTTAGTTTCTGGACAAACTTTGTTCTTTTAAGCATGCAGGACCCCgctgcagcttgataaagaaattaagaggggttttttaattCTACAACTGTGCAAACATCATTTGGAAGCTATTTACATTTTGCACCTCTCACTTCTAGTAACAGTAGCATCAGCTGTTAGATACATGCACTGTATAGCCACGAGTTATGATTTGGCATTGACATTTGATTTAGGTGTAGagtgaaaaccaaacaaaccttcCATTGCTCAAGAAACTCCCCACAGGCAACTATAATaaatctcattttttctttataaggCAGATATCTTTAAGCTACTAAAATATCACTTCCACTCTGATTTTTGGATCATCTTCCTATGGTGCAGACACGGACTTGGTGAATgggagcaggaagaaaagatgtCTTGTTTTTGATCAAAGGAGGCAGAAGTGCACTGAGAGTTCTCTGTGTTCTGTAAACTGCCTATAGTAtgtttttttcactgtcttACACCATCTAAACTCAGATGCAGCAACTTCGATGCAAAAAGTTGGATTCAAGTTCAATACTCTTCTTAATTCCTCTTCCAGTTTCCTCTCCTATTCATTAAAACCAGAAGCCAATAACCAGCCAGCTGTGAATACTCAAATCATTCTTTATTATACTCATCTAAGCTGGGTCAAAGAAGACATGGCATATTTTGCCACTTCACCCTCTTGTCAAAACTTCTTCGTGTATAATGAACTTGGAAGCCCTTCTCACAGCCATCAGAAAgtggttttgctgtttcaaaCATGCCAGTGTGATTAAATCAGGGTGCTAAAAGTGAGAACCGCTTGACTATTAGGTAAACGTGGCATCCGAGGTGATGTGTTTCATTATCACACAACAAACGCTGGCCTGTGTTTCATTGAACGGGGACTGTGCAGCCAGTAGTCACTGTATTATTCTGGTTTTCAGCTCTGGTAATTAAGCAAGCCATGGTCTGTAGgagaaaatggtattttcatAACCGCAAAACTGCTGCAGAATAAATACGCAAAACTGAAGAAGACACCGCATGTCACAAGTTGCGAGAGCTGCCGGTCGCCACTCGGGCGAGTTCAGTTCATGATGGAAACGGTGCTTTCGGGCTGGCCCCCGAAGATCTGCGAGAAGAACTCCAGAGCCAGGCGGACGTGGATGGGGACGAAGACGTAAGCTGTGTACACCACCATCGCGACAACAGTGACGGTGATGGTGTGGAACATGGACTGCTCCCAGGGCTCCAGCACGTAGCTGCAGGTGATCAGCAGGTACTGGTAGTACAGCCAGTAAATATAGTCCTTCACGCGCTTAATATCCATCTTCAGCTTGCAGGGGTTTTGAGAAGACGACCTGTAACGATAGAGAAGTCTGGATTACAGCTGCAGTGGAGAGGAAGAACCTGGAACTGAAAAATGATGCGGTGACCATTGTCTCAAGTTTGACACCACGTGTAACTGTTATAGAGGAAAGttcaaacagaaataacacATCGGTGTCATCGCCAGCCTCTGGAAAACAACCCTGAGCCGCAGCAACTGCTGCTCACAGTTATTGAAACTCTATCACTTGGGCGCTCTCAGTTCCTACATTCTTATTATAAGTGTGTTTTGCTATTCATTCTGCAGCAGGAATTAAAACTGCATTAGCTGCCAAAGGCACAGGGTTCGTGTGGAAGTCAGGGAGATACGCATTTAAATGGGAAGGCTTTGGGCTGGCTTCCATAAACGTGGATGGCAGACTCGTATGCTCTGGAATAAAGATGACATTAAAATAACTGCTCTGTAAAAAACTCCTCTGCTTACTTctgataataatttttattattctgcGATTTTTGGGAAGAAAAGACAAGCTATGAAAGGGAGGGAATTAGTAATCTCAAATAGCATAAGAAGTTTTTTCAGCTCATTCCAAGGAAATAAGATACATTACAGATTAAAAGAGTATTTAATGGAAGTTACAAGAGtaggaaatattttcctctcaCCTAATATCTTTATGCATTCATTGTTCCCGTCTCCACGCAGAAAGGAGGGAGGCTGAGCAGGTATTAACTAGGAAATGGGTTTGCCTTCTACTGCTTTTTGTTAAAATtgcctttcagtattttaaataatctttaaatCCAGGCCAAAACCATCTACTTAGAGAAAATACAGAGACAGAAGGATAAGCAACCGTACAAGGTTTCATAGGGGGACTCCTGTATTTTGGGGCTTGAGTTTAAGGACACAGATGCTGACCAGGTCAGCTCACAGTAAAAGGGAATACTGGAGATTTTAGTCCTGCTGGAAAACCCTCCAATATATCATTTTGTTCTATGCTTCTGTTGCCCAAAATACCAGGAACAGAGCTGTTGGACAAGTGACGTCCCTCCAGCCTTGTGCTTGCACTGAGTTTTGGGCAACAGAAATTTTCTGTCCCTCGAGGCAACAAATACTCAAGTACCACTGGAAAATTTGCAACCTGTGATTAAAGTAATGATGGGCCACTGGTATAGGCCAAATATATTACAATATTTATTTAGTGGTTTACTGCTTCTGGAGGCTGTATTGTATATTCTGATGGTATGTGGGTATTTACTGAAGGCAAGACAGATTACCCATGAAAAGAAGCCCAGGTTTGTTTTGTAACAGCTTTACTTTGGTTACTGGTGTGTTAAATTTTCATCCGGCAGATGCACTGTTAAATGCACACAGCCTGATGTATCAtatttctccatctttcttcctttaggTCACTGGTGCTGCCAGTCACTAAGGTTCAACATTCCCGGATTACGCTGCAAACGGAGCATCCACCAGACTAGGTCTCACCTGGGGACGCTGTCAGGTAGACTTTTACCCCTTTTTCTTTGGGAGGGCAACAACTGCAGGCTCGCCTTGAGCCTGGCAGACTGTCTGAATTTGCATTCCAAGTGCCTGCCCAATGCTGTTGATAAGGGACCTAGCTATCTTTGTTCTCCCTCTTCATCCATGTGCTGGCTCCTCTCCCAGTGTTTCCCCTCTCACCTCTCGGCTTTCTCTCCAGACCTTCTCACATCAGTTCCCCAGTTGCTCCTCAACTCTCAACACCCCCATGAATGCAACCTCTTTGCTGGCAACAAGCGCAGTGAAATTGTAAACACGGGGAGGGAGACTTGTTTGCGTTAGGAGAATTTTATGTGAAAAAACCTCTGTATTTGTCCCATCACCCACCCAGCCTTTACTTTCCCCCAGCCCCTCTTCTAgtgtcttttttcccctctatctCCAGAAACAATCTGTTTCCTTCACTTCCATCTTCCCCATATCTCCTAGACTACAGCTCGCAGACCAAGAGGTCACCTAAAATGCTTTTGGGGGGCACATAACTCCCAGTTTAAATCCAGCAGTGACTGTGCTGTGAATAACTTTACCTGCAAGCACACAGGCTGGGGAGAAAGGCCACCACTGGTTACTTGTGCTGCTATGAATGGAAGATGATTCCTTTAGGACAAATTATTTTAAGGCAGAACTCAAGAGGGGCCTTGAAGTCTTGTAGATATTGCAAAGCCTGCAATAAGAATGGCACAGCTGGCAAACTGTGACTCACTGCGAGCCAAAAGCGTCTCTATTTCTACCTTCTGCAAAAAGAGCAGCGTTTTTCAATGAAGAGGTTAAGCCCGTTCCTATAcaattgaaaggaaaatgataAGGGCCCTCTCATACTACCTAGGATTTTGGTATTTACACGGGGGTTATACCCATGCTAGTTAAACTCAGACCTTTCTTAGGTAAATGTCTGTTAAGCCTGACTGCCACACAGGGCGACAGCCAGGCTGGAGCGCTTGCTGTGAGTGTTTAAGGCTACGCGGTTATCGGGGGGGTGATACAGTCATTTTGAGGGGAGAGATCCCAGGCTCATGGAGCTTTCTGCCCACAGCAATGCATACACTTGTGTATCTCAATACAGAGCTGGTGCACGGAACAGCCcaagacaggaaaaatattccCCAGGCTGATTTTACTGATATTAGACCAGTCTACCAGGCTGCAGACTCACCACTATCACTGACTGGACGTTGCTGTCTTGGAGGGATACATGAATAAAGTatgaagtaattaaaataaCGAGCAGACCTTTTGATTTATATCAAAGACCTCGTTACATTTTCTCCAGCGTGGGGATTGTGTTTCCGTTCAGCTGGGTCACCAagtcccagcctgtgctgtttCAGTTCTTCCTTCACTAACCCCAACCCCACCTGTAATGGGACCAGCAAGAACACAGCCCATCTTCATGCAGATGACTGATGGAGATTGCGAtaagtaaaagaaaagcagtcaaATTACAGTCTTTGCCCTCACCACTAACACGCTTCCACTGCATTTAATCTACCCAGAGACTTTTCTCCATTAGCAGGACTGTCTTGGAAATGCAGCAAACGCGCGGGGTGTCTGGGGATAATGCAATTTCAGATGCATaatttataaaaggaaaatataggagggaagggaaaaaagccaTCTTAAAGTAGCTGCTTGGTCAATGAGATACAAGAATCCGTTGATTTACTGTGACACAGACACCTTTTCCGAAGATCCCCCCTTTGCATTAATTCAGGGCCAGTTTCAAGCATAAGGAATAACCCAAAGCTCCACATCCCCAGAGGTCTCAGGCAGCATCACCACTCAGGCCAATTACCTTTAGCAATAATCAAAGGGAATGGCACATCACTACACAAACCAGAAACTCCTGAGGctaaaaattctgtattttaaacaggGCTTGTCCTAGAGAGGCTTCCACTTATATTTTTAAGCATTATTAGATTTTATTACATTAATGCACAATCAGCTGGCACTCAGAGTTGAAAGGCTCCTCCATTATTAACTCATCAGTTCCCAGTATTCCAGAACAGGAGATAATTTGCTGTGATGTAATTTTAACTTAGTGCTCACTTGTCTACAAATTTGAATTAGTGAAGTATTCAGTTGCACTGTGCAAATGCCTTCCTGTTTAGAGGCCATGGGAATGTTAAAACCTGCTATGAATAAAATGAATAGAATTCAGCTTCTCAAGCCATTAAgcaacatttaaattattttcagcaatttcacctccaagcaaaaaaaaaaaaaaggcaagaagagaAACCTGTAAAgcagcttttattattttaagcgGCAACCTGATCTTCTTGCTTGTTGATACATGTCTCTGATTAGGGCAGCTGAAAAGATAAATCATCatcataataattaaaaaaaaaaaatcctaggtTTCATTTAGGAGTATGCGTAATCTCAACAGTTTATTGATTAATGACCTTAGTTCCCAGTGCTTGGAGTTGTAACCTGAAGATGCTTTACTGTATCATTTCTGCTTTGAGCAACAGGGTTTTGGGGACTCTGCAACCCAGCAAAATGTACCTGCTGGGAAATTCCCGGGGAAAGAAACGTTCTTGCAGAAGAACTGGGATAGACTGGTTTCCAAAGAATGCTTGAAAACACCTTACACCTCAGCAGGAGAGTTTGCTTAACTCATACAGAGAAAAAGGGTTTCCAACATATATACAGGTCTAGATAAGTTTATCTAGaccagggaaaaacaaaccctgGAGCTGGAGATAGTCCCATAATAATCTCTGATGCTTTGAATGTCAAGTAGGGCCATGTGTTATAAAGGAGGTAGGAAGGAAGAACAAGCAAACAATCCATCCATcccaaaatacaaatatttaattgGCTAAAAATTGGCCATTGGTCAATTTTGCAGAATCCCAAGGGACTGCACACATGCTGGAGCTTAAGTAAAATTCTGCCATGGGCACATAAGGCTTGTATTGGGTCTCTCTCTATAACATGCAAGCTCCAAATGGCAGATGTGACAAGGCAAAGTGCAATAATTGTTTTAAAGTTGTCCCACATGTAAATAACATCAGCTATTAGAAGAGGAATGGGTAGCCATCCCCCTTGGGTATTGAAATATATGTGCTTTCCACAGGTTATTTGTCTGTAACTGCTcttatttgtaattttattgTGGTAGATGGGTTTGTTCTGCTGTTACTCAGAATAGTGTGGCTTAGCACACTAttgaggaaatggcctcaagtggcaccaggggaggtttagattggatattaggaaaagaatagggctgtcaggcattggaacaggctgcccagggcagtggtggagtcaccatccctggaggggtttaaaaggtgtttagatgaggttcttagggacaaggtttagcactagagttaggttaggttacggttggactccatgatcctgatggtctcttctaactgaaatgattctatgattctattatccAAGGCACCAATCTTGTCCTCTTCATGCAACAACTTTGGGATGGACCCCCTGATTTGATGTAGACTGCCATTTATGAAGATacaaacagaacaaagggaTTCACATTCCCAGTCCATCACACATTTGCTTTAATATGTTTTATTCAGTAAGCACCAAGCATAATGGATAAGGAATAAAAGACAGGTCCTGTGGACTGGTAATCAGGAAGAAATCGGGAGGAAATTCAGATGAGGCAGCAGTTACAACTGTGCAGAGGATCCAAACACCAGCATTTCCCAGGGATGTCTCAGTCTGTTCCTCTGTAGCATTTGCACTGCTCAGATTCCCCACACCCAGCGTGGCCCATGGCCATGTAGTACCAGCTCAGCCTAGAAAGCTGCTGATTACCCACTGACGAGCAGAAAACCCCCTGATTACTTACATATGGATGTTTAAATGTGCCCTAAAGTTTGTTTTCACAGAGAAGTAATGCCAGAGAAAGAATGTGAATAAGAACAGCAGCAATAGTGCCTGCACAGCTCCCCCTGTGGACAATTACGCACcattaaaaatgtctttacattttcagaagtaTCCCCCCCAATTCTGGAGTAAAAAAAGCCCAGCAGCATGAGGCCATCTCTGGTTTATCTTCCTGAATCAGCACCTCATGGCGTGCTTGGCCATACGTTACTGCAGCTACAGGAATGGGAAAATCATGCAGCACCAGAATGAAGTTCAGAGCTGGTGAAAATGTGTTGCCTTCCATGACTCAGACATTTTGCATGGGGGTGAACATGCTTTGACTGTGCCtatggtttttttttaggggaaaaaaagtcttccaGGACTGGAAAAACACTGCAGGAGTGGAAGCATTAAGGCAGAAAAGGCAATGACATTTTCAGCCGTGTTTCCACTTTCCCTTGCTCAGAAGAAGTAACTCCAGCATCTTCTGGATCTGTCAACACTAACCCTTCTTCCTGTTGACCTCAGTGGTAGCAGGGAGCtgctattttgtttcttttaggtGGAAAGAGTTACATAATGCATACAAGACCTA
The sequence above is a segment of the Columba livia isolate bColLiv1 breed racing homer chromosome 9, bColLiv1.pat.W.v2, whole genome shotgun sequence genome. Coding sequences within it:
- the LOC102088063 gene encoding serine palmitoyltransferase small subunit B, producing the protein MDIKRVKDYIYWLYYQYLLITCSYVLEPWEQSMFHTITVTVVAMVVYTAYVFVPIHVRLALEFFSQIFGGQPESTVSIMN